The following are encoded together in the Eleftheria terrae genome:
- a CDS encoding DUF2845 domain-containing protein: MRSLVPILCLAAAGVAQAQTLKCGNDHARTGDAKATILQKCGEPVMKDSFCKPAEKSGVPTTGGTVVQVGTCETVEEWTYRPGPGQFITMLRFEGGQLRSIKYGDRIR, from the coding sequence ATGCGCAGCCTCGTTCCGATCCTGTGCCTGGCCGCCGCCGGCGTCGCACAGGCCCAGACCCTCAAGTGCGGCAACGACCACGCCCGCACCGGTGACGCCAAGGCCACCATCCTGCAGAAGTGCGGCGAACCGGTGATGAAGGACAGCTTCTGCAAGCCGGCCGAGAAGTCCGGCGTGCCGACCACCGGCGGCACGGTGGTCCAGGTCGGCACTTGTGAAACGGTCGAGGAGTGGACCTACCGCCCGGGCCCCGGCCAGTTCATCACGATGCTGCGCTTCGAGGGCGGCCAGCTGCGCTCCATCAAGTACGGCGACCGCATTCGCTGA
- the fhuF gene encoding siderophore-iron reductase FhuF, with the protein MIPILEPIFRGPWAAYGESLACSPCPPPHALPVSQLLAGPEVLDELLQRHAAHLGSTDLRPVASAWSLHYLWALLPPVVAAASLLRHAFAVQPGQMWVEFDADGEARRFHVADSGRPCPQGDSSACYEALLWQHLAPLFEAVGRRARLPAKILWGNAARYLDSIFEQGLLLSRQADAVARDRERLLEQPAWPDGRANPLYSRARQVLQEAPGGATRLTLHRQCCLYYLLPGEGYCVACPLAPQYRRLTAAAAGG; encoded by the coding sequence ATGATCCCGATCCTGGAGCCCATCTTCCGCGGCCCCTGGGCCGCCTATGGCGAGAGCCTGGCCTGCTCGCCCTGCCCGCCGCCCCATGCGCTGCCGGTGAGCCAGCTGCTGGCCGGGCCCGAGGTGCTGGACGAGCTGCTGCAACGCCATGCCGCCCATCTCGGCAGCACCGACCTGCGGCCGGTGGCCTCGGCCTGGAGCCTGCACTACCTGTGGGCGCTGCTGCCGCCGGTGGTCGCCGCGGCCAGCCTGCTGCGGCATGCCTTCGCGGTGCAGCCGGGACAGATGTGGGTGGAATTCGATGCCGACGGCGAAGCGCGCCGCTTCCATGTGGCCGACAGCGGCCGGCCCTGCCCGCAGGGCGACAGCTCCGCGTGCTACGAGGCGCTGCTGTGGCAGCACCTGGCGCCGCTGTTCGAGGCGGTCGGCCGGCGGGCCCGCCTGCCGGCCAAGATCCTGTGGGGCAATGCCGCCCGCTACCTCGACAGCATCTTCGAGCAGGGCCTGCTGCTGAGCCGGCAAGCCGACGCGGTGGCGCGCGACCGCGAGCGGCTGCTCGAGCAGCCGGCCTGGCCGGACGGCCGGGCCAACCCGCTCTACAGCCGCGCCCGCCAGGTGCTGCAGGAGGCGCCCGGCGGCGCCACCCGCCTCACGCTGCACCGGCAGTGCTGCCTCTATTACCTGCTGCCCGGTGAAGGCTACTGCGTCGCCTGCCCGCTGGCGCCGCAGTACCGCCGGCTCACGGCTGCAGCAGCAGGCGGGTGA
- a CDS encoding LacI family DNA-binding transcriptional regulator encodes MTDVAKAAGVSQSTVSLALNDVRDISLSEETRQRVRDTAERLGYQLPSTRAKAGAERGPASRRAGHSPLILYVVDEISTSPHPVVSVDGASDAAWQQGATVAVTTLRSDSARESAALDSLLSHPAIVGVIYSTIFTRQVQVPDRLAAVPTVLLNCYEAALPAPPSPGRRPAGEPPLPTSPRSCVLPAEVAGGHSATEHLIEAGHRRIAFINGESWMDAARDRLKGYRRALASHDLPFEPALVREGDWQVGSGYEATLALMRQPRPPTAIFCANDLMAAGSLEALRQLRLAVPREVSVMGYDDQEIAQHTHPALTTLVLPNYEMGRLAVETLLDEHGQAASRHRTLKVEGRLVVRDSVGPPGRKR; translated from the coding sequence ATGACCGATGTCGCGAAGGCGGCAGGGGTGTCGCAGTCCACCGTGTCGCTGGCGCTCAACGATGTGCGTGACATCAGCCTGTCCGAGGAAACCCGCCAGCGGGTGCGCGACACGGCTGAGCGACTCGGCTATCAATTGCCTTCGACGCGGGCCAAGGCCGGCGCCGAGCGCGGGCCGGCGTCCCGCCGAGCGGGCCACTCGCCGCTCATCCTCTACGTGGTGGACGAGATCTCGACCAGCCCGCATCCGGTGGTGTCGGTGGACGGGGCGAGCGATGCCGCCTGGCAGCAGGGCGCCACGGTGGCCGTGACGACCCTGCGTTCCGACAGCGCCCGCGAGAGCGCGGCTCTCGACAGCCTGCTGTCGCACCCCGCCATCGTCGGCGTCATCTACTCGACCATCTTCACGCGGCAGGTGCAGGTTCCCGACCGGCTTGCGGCGGTGCCCACCGTGCTGCTCAATTGCTATGAGGCCGCCCTACCCGCGCCGCCTTCGCCGGGCCGGCGCCCGGCCGGTGAGCCGCCCTTGCCGACGTCCCCGCGCTCCTGCGTCCTGCCGGCGGAAGTGGCGGGCGGGCACAGTGCCACCGAGCACCTGATCGAGGCGGGCCACCGCCGCATTGCCTTCATCAACGGCGAGTCGTGGATGGACGCGGCGCGCGACCGGCTGAAGGGCTACCGTCGCGCACTCGCCAGCCACGACCTGCCCTTCGAGCCGGCGCTGGTGCGGGAGGGCGACTGGCAGGTGGGCAGCGGCTACGAGGCCACGCTGGCGCTCATGCGCCAGCCGCGGCCGCCCACCGCGATCTTCTGCGCCAATGACCTGATGGCCGCGGGCAGCCTCGAAGCGCTGCGCCAACTGCGCCTGGCCGTGCCGCGTGAGGTGTCGGTGATGGGCTACGACGACCAGGAGATTGCCCAGCACACCCACCCGGCCTTGACGACCCTGGTGTTGCCCAACTACGAGATGGGTCGGCTCGCGGTGGAAACGCTGCTGGACGAGCACGGGCAAGCCGCCTCGCGGCACCGCACGCTGAAGGTCGAGGGCCGCCTCGTGGTGCGCGACAGCGTCGGCCCGCCTGGTCGAAAACGCTGA
- a CDS encoding glycosyl hydrolase, producing MNSSVYRWAVSFSVVLLAACGGGSGTEQSEVAAGQDSVAAAEQPVAIEAAAPLLLQPNTTPVERAQAVASYGAAASLSGALALPAAGGASVTVTPVAGSDFEGSWSKTAPGWKMNIWGSPAGTFETERETRSGYVYAGATSQRFRMLSSGGGGGHLTFPFAFKKGRAYRASAYVRSDGNASVELLIRRDAHPWDAAAAKTVQVGTSWQKIEIQGTYVGDVLGTLRVNSKTAGANVWIDNMSIAEVDYNEMAPVSKAAAPDTLFGVHVNKLGEHSNWPTLGQGIVRLWNTGTTWADLERANNVWDWSGGHGLRLDMYVDYVRRNGGQMLYTLGQTPTWASANPSSVGQYGMGANMHPANMDDWRDYVRTIARRYAGKIKYYELWNEPDFSGTYKGTMEKMVEMARIAHQEIKAADATAVLVSPGLTLGQGYPWLDRFLELGGGQWVDHIGFHFYYNNKPELLGSQIQNVREVMRNHGVENKPLWNTEGAFICDPSFQQCSTWEATAAEKNSVNARALMMMWGKGISNFNYYYWERSKEGAGSRMVEADYRTPTAAATSYAEAIRWVKGASLVDSYQVNHNVYVFRATRGGESFVIAWATTPNTVVSLPAEWGVSKVRTLAGQESGISAATVTLGLEPVLLK from the coding sequence ATGAATTCGAGCGTCTACCGTTGGGCCGTGTCTTTCAGCGTCGTCCTGCTTGCAGCATGCGGCGGCGGCTCCGGCACCGAGCAGAGCGAAGTGGCGGCCGGGCAAGACAGCGTGGCCGCGGCCGAGCAGCCGGTGGCCATCGAGGCGGCGGCCCCGCTGCTGCTGCAACCCAACACCACCCCGGTGGAGCGGGCCCAGGCCGTGGCCAGCTACGGCGCGGCGGCGAGCCTGAGCGGCGCGCTGGCGCTGCCGGCGGCCGGCGGCGCCTCGGTCACCGTGACCCCGGTGGCGGGCTCCGACTTCGAAGGCAGCTGGAGCAAGACCGCCCCGGGCTGGAAGATGAACATCTGGGGCAGCCCGGCGGGCACCTTCGAGACCGAGCGCGAGACCCGCAGCGGCTATGTCTACGCCGGCGCCACCTCGCAGCGCTTTCGCATGCTGTCCAGCGGCGGCGGCGGTGGCCACCTGACCTTCCCGTTCGCCTTCAAGAAGGGCCGGGCCTACCGCGCCAGCGCCTATGTGCGCTCGGACGGCAATGCCTCGGTGGAACTGCTGATCCGCCGCGACGCCCACCCCTGGGACGCGGCAGCCGCCAAGACCGTGCAGGTCGGCACCAGCTGGCAGAAGATCGAGATCCAGGGCACCTATGTCGGCGACGTGCTGGGCACCCTGCGGGTGAACTCCAAGACGGCCGGCGCCAACGTGTGGATCGACAACATGAGCATTGCCGAGGTCGACTACAACGAGATGGCCCCCGTCAGCAAGGCCGCGGCCCCGGACACCCTGTTCGGCGTGCACGTGAACAAGCTGGGCGAGCACTCCAACTGGCCGACGCTGGGCCAGGGCATCGTGCGGCTGTGGAACACCGGCACCACCTGGGCCGACCTGGAGCGCGCCAACAACGTGTGGGACTGGAGCGGTGGCCACGGCCTGCGCCTGGACATGTACGTGGACTACGTGCGCCGCAACGGTGGCCAGATGCTGTACACCCTGGGCCAGACGCCGACCTGGGCCTCGGCCAACCCCAGCTCGGTGGGCCAGTACGGCATGGGCGCCAACATGCACCCGGCCAACATGGACGACTGGCGCGACTATGTGCGCACCATCGCCCGCCGCTACGCCGGCAAGATCAAGTACTACGAGCTGTGGAACGAGCCGGACTTCTCGGGCACCTACAAGGGCACGATGGAGAAGATGGTGGAGATGGCCCGCATCGCGCACCAGGAGATCAAGGCCGCCGACGCCACCGCCGTGCTGGTGTCCCCCGGCCTGACGCTGGGCCAGGGCTACCCGTGGCTGGACCGCTTCCTGGAGCTCGGTGGCGGCCAGTGGGTGGACCACATCGGCTTCCACTTCTACTACAACAACAAGCCCGAGCTGCTGGGCTCGCAGATCCAGAACGTGCGTGAAGTGATGCGCAACCACGGTGTGGAGAACAAGCCGCTGTGGAACACCGAAGGCGCCTTCATCTGCGACCCCTCGTTCCAGCAGTGCTCGACCTGGGAAGCCACCGCCGCCGAGAAGAACAGCGTCAATGCACGCGCCCTGATGATGATGTGGGGCAAGGGCATCAGCAACTTCAACTACTACTACTGGGAACGCAGCAAGGAAGGCGCCGGCTCGCGCATGGTGGAAGCCGACTACCGCACGCCGACCGCCGCGGCCACCTCCTACGCCGAAGCCATCCGCTGGGTCAAGGGTGCCAGCCTGGTCGACTCCTACCAGGTGAACCACAACGTGTACGTGTTCCGTGCCACCCGCGGCGGCGAGAGCTTCGTGATCGCCTGGGCCACCACGCCGAACACGGTGGTGTCGCTGCCGGCCGAGTGGGGCGTGTCCAAGGTGCGCACCCTGGCTGGCCAGGAAAGCGGCATCTCCGCCGCCACCGTCACCCTGGGCCTGGAGCCGGTGCTGCTGAAGTAA
- a CDS encoding NUDIX hydrolase, with the protein MVDSPAMMPPHRGAPVRRTVRLILLNERQELLLMQVVLPDRSFWCTVGGGIEPGETLRAAARREALEETGFTDADLDWGPCVWQGEHLMDRDGVAMLHHETFVLVRTRRTDWCSAGLTDAERAVVRTLRWWSVDELQQGAPHVVPPSLASHLADLVGRLSAGEQPVRTLPIELGDRPRGDRQRRP; encoded by the coding sequence ATGGTTGATTCGCCCGCCATGATGCCTCCCCACCGCGGCGCGCCGGTACGGCGCACGGTGCGCCTGATCCTGTTGAACGAGCGCCAGGAACTGCTGCTGATGCAGGTCGTGCTGCCCGACCGCAGTTTCTGGTGCACGGTGGGCGGCGGCATCGAGCCCGGCGAAACGCTGCGTGCGGCGGCGCGGCGCGAGGCGCTGGAGGAAACCGGCTTCACTGATGCCGACCTCGACTGGGGGCCCTGCGTCTGGCAGGGCGAACACCTCATGGACCGCGACGGCGTGGCCATGCTGCACCACGAAACCTTCGTGCTGGTGCGGACCCGGCGCACCGACTGGTGCAGTGCCGGCCTCACGGACGCGGAACGAGCGGTGGTCCGCACGCTCCGCTGGTGGAGCGTGGACGAGTTGCAGCAGGGTGCGCCGCATGTGGTGCCGCCGTCGCTGGCCAGCCACCTGGCCGACCTGGTGGGCCGGCTGTCCGCCGGGGAGCAGCCGGTGCGGACGCTGCCCATCGAATTGGGCGACCGGCCCCGGGGCGACAGGCAGCGACGCCCCTGA
- a CDS encoding AbfB domain-containing protein: MQREAAQAAAAPVARLTTPWTDAALRAAVPLPEYPRPQMTRSQWLNLNGRWSYHGGAAAPDADNTPEAAPAFPAQPEQVLVPFPVESYLSGIQRMNERNLWYRRAFQVPPAWSGKRILLNFGAVDRKATVYVNGRKVGQHVGGYDAFSFDITPYLRRGNNDLVVGVFDPTTGDDMVGKQTLNPGGIFYTPSSGIWQTVWLEPVEAPHITRLDLTPDLANSQLRLRVVGEGLAGHTVEAVAFSGGTRVSSASVRGGVEFSLPIPNATLWSPEQPFLYDLQVTLRRGGAVVDRVGSYFGMRSIEVGTVGGVPRPLLNGRHVFQYGPLDQGFWPDGLYTAPTDEALKSDLLLAKELGFNMVRKHIKVEPQRWFYWADKLGLLVWQDMPQAWDAESQPAARARFEAAAREIVDEHRSSPAVVSWVIFNESWGDFDMVRMAQQFRSWDPSRLINTHSGINFAPGDQGVGDLIDLHDYPGPSAPAWQPGRIAVLGEFGGNGLRTEGHMWNPASTCCYTLYPDASSLTRAYLDQVDTLRELAASRGLSAAVYTETSDVEDELNGFVTYDRKVRKMDFAAVKAAHEALLQGVPYLRLGSSYSLRTVTPGVGNRYLRQAAGLGYTELVDASSAESLKKDASWKVVAGLADHRCLSLESIHQPGQYLRHAGARLRIDPSDGSEAFRQDATFCPRPALDGGGGVSLESKNQPGHFIRHLYSEVWLHPLEDHALFRADASWAPGPGWWRSSVMLPLGQLQSLRVLTPNFDNRYLRHLDGLAHTEVVTADSDALLKQDASWRIVAGLADPSCYSFESRNFPGEYLRHMHSRVRRDPLQHTAQYRDDATFCAHATGNGAAGVRLAAYNFPNRWLRHYAAAVYISDGLGGEPWNGAGGHEADTRWAVEAAWAP, translated from the coding sequence TTGCAGCGGGAGGCGGCGCAAGCGGCCGCCGCACCGGTGGCGCGGCTCACCACGCCGTGGACCGACGCGGCCCTGCGGGCGGCCGTGCCGCTGCCCGAGTACCCGCGGCCGCAGATGACACGCTCGCAGTGGCTCAACCTCAACGGCAGGTGGAGCTACCACGGCGGCGCCGCCGCGCCGGATGCGGACAACACGCCGGAGGCGGCGCCGGCCTTCCCGGCGCAGCCCGAGCAGGTGCTGGTGCCGTTTCCGGTCGAGTCCTACCTGTCCGGCATCCAGCGCATGAACGAGCGCAACCTCTGGTACCGCCGCGCCTTCCAGGTGCCGCCCGCCTGGAGTGGCAAGCGCATCCTGCTCAATTTCGGTGCCGTCGACCGCAAGGCCACCGTCTACGTGAACGGGCGCAAGGTGGGCCAGCACGTCGGCGGCTACGACGCCTTCAGCTTCGACATCACGCCCTACCTGCGCCGCGGCAACAACGACCTGGTGGTGGGTGTGTTCGACCCCACCACCGGCGACGACATGGTGGGCAAGCAGACGCTCAACCCGGGCGGGATCTTCTACACGCCGAGTTCGGGGATCTGGCAGACCGTCTGGCTGGAGCCGGTGGAGGCGCCCCACATCACGCGGCTGGACCTGACGCCGGACCTGGCCAACAGCCAGCTGCGCCTGCGCGTGGTGGGCGAAGGCCTGGCCGGCCACACGGTCGAGGCGGTGGCGTTCTCCGGCGGCACCCGCGTCAGCAGTGCCAGCGTGCGCGGCGGCGTCGAGTTCAGCCTGCCGATACCGAACGCCACGCTCTGGTCGCCCGAGCAACCGTTTCTCTACGACTTGCAGGTCACCCTGCGGCGCGGCGGCGCGGTGGTGGACCGGGTGGGCAGCTACTTCGGCATGCGCTCGATCGAGGTCGGCACGGTGGGCGGCGTGCCGCGGCCCTTGCTGAACGGCCGCCATGTGTTCCAGTACGGCCCGCTCGACCAGGGTTTCTGGCCCGACGGCCTGTACACCGCACCCACCGACGAGGCGCTGAAGTCGGACCTGCTGCTGGCCAAGGAACTCGGCTTCAACATGGTGCGCAAGCACATCAAGGTGGAGCCGCAGCGCTGGTTCTACTGGGCCGACAAGCTGGGCCTGCTGGTCTGGCAGGACATGCCGCAGGCCTGGGACGCCGAGTCGCAACCGGCGGCTCGCGCGCGCTTCGAAGCCGCCGCCCGAGAGATCGTCGACGAGCACCGCTCTTCGCCCGCGGTCGTGAGCTGGGTGATCTTCAATGAAAGCTGGGGCGACTTCGACATGGTGCGCATGGCGCAGCAGTTCAGGAGCTGGGACCCGAGCCGCCTCATCAACACGCATTCCGGCATCAACTTCGCCCCGGGCGACCAGGGCGTGGGTGACCTCATCGACCTGCATGACTATCCCGGCCCGTCGGCGCCCGCCTGGCAGCCGGGGCGCATCGCGGTGCTTGGCGAGTTCGGCGGCAACGGCTTGCGCACCGAGGGGCACATGTGGAACCCGGCGTCCACCTGCTGCTACACCCTCTATCCCGATGCCTCGAGCCTGACCCGGGCCTACCTGGACCAGGTGGACACCCTGCGCGAGCTGGCGGCCTCCCGGGGCCTGAGCGCCGCGGTCTACACCGAGACCAGCGACGTCGAGGACGAGCTCAACGGCTTCGTCACCTACGACCGCAAGGTCAGGAAGATGGACTTCGCCGCGGTGAAGGCCGCGCACGAGGCCCTGCTGCAGGGGGTGCCCTACCTGCGCCTGGGCAGTTCGTACTCCTTGCGCACCGTCACGCCCGGGGTGGGCAACCGCTACCTGCGGCAGGCTGCCGGCCTCGGCTACACCGAGCTGGTGGACGCCAGCAGCGCGGAGTCGCTGAAGAAGGATGCGTCCTGGAAAGTGGTGGCGGGCCTCGCCGACCACCGCTGCCTGTCGCTGGAGTCGATCCACCAGCCGGGGCAGTACCTCCGGCATGCCGGTGCGCGCCTGCGCATCGACCCCAGCGATGGCAGCGAAGCGTTCCGGCAGGACGCGACCTTCTGCCCCCGGCCGGCACTCGACGGCGGGGGTGGCGTGTCGCTGGAATCCAAGAACCAGCCGGGGCACTTCATCCGCCACCTGTACAGCGAGGTCTGGCTGCATCCCCTCGAGGACCATGCGCTGTTCAGGGCCGATGCGTCCTGGGCGCCGGGGCCGGGCTGGTGGCGCAGCAGCGTGATGCTGCCGCTCGGGCAGCTGCAGTCCCTGCGGGTGCTGACCCCGAACTTTGACAACCGCTACCTGCGCCATCTCGACGGCCTGGCCCATACCGAGGTCGTCACGGCCGACAGCGACGCGCTGTTGAAGCAGGATGCGTCCTGGCGCATCGTCGCCGGGCTGGCGGACCCAAGCTGCTACTCCTTCGAGTCGCGCAACTTCCCGGGCGAGTACCTGCGCCACATGCACTCGCGGGTGCGCCGCGATCCGCTGCAGCACACGGCGCAGTACCGGGACGATGCCACCTTCTGCGCGCACGCCACCGGCAATGGCGCCGCGGGCGTGCGCCTGGCGGCATACAACTTCCCCAACCGCTGGCTGCGCCACTATGCAGCGGCGGTGTACATCTCGGACGGCTTGGGCGGCGAGCCGTGGAACGGGGCAGGCGGCCATGAGGCCGACACGCGCTGGGCGGTAGAAGCCGCCTGGGCGCCCTGA
- a CDS encoding DUF6933 domain-containing protein: MFTFRCTQKLLDRLNAAPVQESAPPDTVLGDWYATLVRAGRIQVVLAVSERTLLPVVVPAREGRSLVQRLTEALGPLLESLSLPAEVVTAERRAMQSWVIGKTASRRILGSLNDLVFQLQVGLVEFPDRTLLAQSLWLAQTPLKLIEYGAPNSATVAAFVAQRTLRAASSR; the protein is encoded by the coding sequence GTGTTCACCTTCCGCTGCACGCAAAAGCTCCTCGACAGGCTCAATGCGGCTCCTGTGCAGGAGTCGGCTCCACCAGATACGGTCCTTGGCGACTGGTACGCCACTCTGGTCCGTGCCGGACGAATCCAGGTGGTGCTGGCCGTCAGCGAGCGAACCTTACTGCCTGTGGTGGTGCCAGCAAGAGAAGGCCGGAGCCTTGTACAGCGACTTACCGAGGCATTGGGGCCTCTGCTTGAGTCACTCAGTCTCCCTGCAGAGGTGGTGACTGCCGAGCGCCGCGCAATGCAGTCTTGGGTCATTGGGAAGACGGCAAGTCGGCGCATCTTGGGCTCACTCAACGACTTGGTGTTTCAGCTTCAGGTCGGGCTGGTCGAGTTTCCAGATCGAACGCTGCTGGCGCAATCGCTCTGGCTGGCCCAGACCCCCTTAAAGCTCATCGAATATGGGGCACCAAACAGCGCAACTGTCGCGGCCTTTGTGGCTCAACGCACGCTGCGTGCGGCAAGCAGCCGATGA
- a CDS encoding cyclic peptide export ABC transporter, which produces MLSYLIRQSRRLLLAASLASLTSGASSVLLLAQINTALTAPESQRRGLALVFAAVALLTMLSHMASSVLFERLGQRAHAELRRFISARVLATDYRRLEELGTARVQSALSEHSARVAEFFVSAPTILVNGMVVAGCLAYMAWLSWSVFAVAVVVIGLGSLGYHLAHLRAIRHLDEASREQDRLFGHFRSLVEGAKELRLHRQKRERFAGEVLGGSIETVRRQRTLGMSIFLVSASWGSFLIYAFIGLVLFVLVGDVPDRARIMTGFALVFLYMITPLEALLVNLPRANLARVSAARIDEITREMPEAGDAACAMPPRTLGSLVLDGVQHRYYHEGSDDFFSLGPISLSFEPAQITFLVGGNGSGKTSLAKLLVGLYRPESGRILFNGEPVDEAGLDRYRQGFSAIFSDFHLFDRLLDAPSSDLDARGNRLIARLHLQHKVQVRDGAFTTRALSQGQRKRLALVVAYLEDRDFLVFDEWAADQDPVFKDVFYREVLPELRAMGKTVLVISHDDRYFHLADRVVRLEEGQVVSVEVPQALQAQEQAAA; this is translated from the coding sequence TTGCTGTCCTATCTGATCCGTCAATCCCGCCGGCTGCTGCTGGCCGCCAGCCTCGCCAGCCTCACCTCGGGCGCCAGCAGCGTGCTGCTGCTGGCGCAGATCAACACCGCGCTCACCGCGCCGGAGTCGCAGCGCCGCGGCCTGGCGTTGGTCTTCGCCGCGGTGGCGCTGCTCACCATGCTGAGCCACATGGCGTCGTCGGTGCTGTTCGAGCGCCTCGGCCAGCGTGCGCATGCCGAGCTGCGGCGCTTCATCTCCGCGCGCGTCCTGGCCACCGACTACCGGCGGCTGGAGGAGCTGGGCACCGCCCGCGTGCAGTCCGCCTTGTCGGAGCACAGCGCGCGGGTGGCCGAGTTTTTCGTCAGCGCCCCCACCATCCTGGTCAACGGCATGGTGGTGGCCGGTTGCCTGGCCTACATGGCCTGGCTGTCGTGGTCGGTGTTCGCGGTCGCGGTGGTGGTGATCGGGCTCGGCTCGCTCGGCTACCACCTGGCCCACCTGCGGGCCATCCGCCACCTGGACGAAGCCTCGCGCGAGCAGGACCGGCTGTTTGGCCATTTCCGCTCGCTGGTCGAGGGCGCGAAGGAGCTGCGCCTGCACCGCCAGAAGCGCGAGCGCTTCGCCGGCGAGGTGCTGGGCGGCTCCATCGAGACGGTGCGCCGCCAGCGCACCCTGGGCATGTCCATCTTCCTGGTCTCGGCCAGCTGGGGCAGCTTCCTCATCTATGCCTTCATCGGGCTGGTGCTGTTCGTGCTGGTCGGCGACGTGCCGGATCGGGCCCGCATCATGACCGGCTTCGCACTGGTCTTCCTCTACATGATCACGCCGCTCGAGGCGCTGCTGGTCAACCTGCCGCGGGCCAACCTGGCGCGGGTGTCGGCGGCCCGCATCGACGAGATCACCCGCGAGATGCCGGAAGCCGGCGACGCCGCCTGCGCGATGCCGCCGCGCACCCTGGGCAGCCTGGTGCTCGACGGTGTGCAGCACCGCTACTACCACGAGGGCAGCGACGACTTCTTCTCGCTGGGCCCGATCTCGCTCAGCTTCGAGCCGGCGCAGATCACCTTCCTGGTGGGTGGCAACGGCAGCGGCAAGACCTCGCTGGCCAAGCTGCTGGTGGGGCTGTACCGCCCCGAGTCCGGCCGCATCCTGTTCAACGGCGAGCCGGTGGACGAAGCCGGGCTGGACCGGTACCGGCAGGGCTTCTCCGCCATCTTCTCCGACTTCCATTTGTTCGACCGCCTGCTGGACGCCCCCAGCAGCGACCTCGACGCCCGCGGCAACCGCCTGATCGCCCGGCTGCACCTGCAGCACAAGGTGCAGGTGCGCGACGGCGCCTTCACCACCCGGGCGCTGTCGCAGGGCCAGCGCAAGCGCCTGGCGCTGGTGGTGGCCTACCTGGAGGACCGCGACTTCCTGGTGTTCGACGAATGGGCCGCCGACCAGGACCCGGTGTTCAAGGACGTGTTCTACCGCGAGGTGCTGCCCGAGCTGCGCGCCATGGGCAAGACGGTGCTCGTGATCTCGCACGACGACCGCTACTTCCACCTGGCCGACCGGGTGGTGCGGCTGGAAGAGGGGCAGGTGGTGTCGGTGGAGGTGCCGCAGGCGCTGCAGGCACAAGAGCAGGCCGCGGCCTGA